Proteins encoded within one genomic window of Cucumis sativus cultivar 9930 chromosome 3, Cucumber_9930_V3, whole genome shotgun sequence:
- the LOC105434845 gene encoding transcription factor bHLH147-like: protein MASSLILNPVTSSERSRDSSRKKKKKKATREDDRQDQDQIKWKSQAQHQVYSSKLLRALSQVRISSPEPTPNETPRRGRAVREASDTVLAMTAKGRSRWSRAILTNRLKLKFRKHNKQKARVIGNSRTKKPSVSVLRLRGKGLPTVQRKVRLLGRLVPGCRKQPLPVILDEVTDYIPALEMQIRVMSAIVNLVSSSSSSSTGIDSSIPPSST from the coding sequence ATGGCGTCGTCTCTGATTCTGAATCCTGTGACGAGTTCTGAACGATCGCGTGATTCttcaagaaagaagaagaagaagaaagcgaCAAGAGAAGATGATCGTCAAGATCAGGATCAAATCAAATGGAAATCACAAGCTCAACATCAAGTTTACTCTTCGAAGCTGTTGCGCGCTTTGAGTCAGGTCAGGATCAGTTCTCCTGAGCCAACACCAAACGAAACGCCTCGGCGTGGCCGAGCGGTGCGGGAGGCATCCGATACTGTTTTAGCCATGACGGCGAAAGGAAGAAGTAGGTGGAGCAGAGCAATCTTAACGAACCGTCTCAAGCTCAAGTTTCGAAAACACAATAAACAGAAAGCGCGTGTGATCGGAAACAGCCGTACGAAGAAGCCGAGTGTTAGCGTGTTACGGTTGAGAGGAAAAGGACTACCAACTGTACAGAGAAAAGTCCGGCTTCTCGGCCGACTAGTTCCCGGCTGCCGGAAACAACCGCTGCCGGTGATTCTAGATGAAGTAACCGATTATATTCCAGCTCTAGAGATGCAGATCCGAGTCATGAGCGCCATAGTCAACTTGGTTTCAAGCTCCTCTTCATCTTCTACTGGTATCGATTCTTCTATCCCTCCATCTTCTACCTGA